A region of the Sphingobium yanoikuyae genome:
GGCGATCGATCAGCCGGCGCACTGCCGCCTCGGCCTGATCCTGCACATGGCCCATATAGGCGGCCACGACATCGGCGCCATAATCGCCGCTGATCCGCTGCAGCTCGGCCGCGCCCTTGGCGCAGGCGGCGATCTGGGCGGACAGGTCGGCGATATTCTGGTCGATATTGCGCGAGGGCCAGCGGCCCGACCCCAGCAGGGCGCGCAGATCCCCCTCCAGGAAGCGGCCCTGATCCACCACCAGCACATTATCGAGGACGATGCCCTCTTCCTCGATGCTGCGGCTGTAGGGCGGCATGGAGCCGGGCGAGATACCGCCAATATCGGCATGATGGCCGCGCGCCGCGACATAGAAGGCAGGCGCGTGCGCCGCCCCGTCGACGAACACCGGCATCACCACCGTCACGTCGGGCAGGTGGGTGCCGCCATCATAGGGCGCATTGAGCGCATAGACGTCGCCCGGCAGCATGCCGCGCCCGTCGATCGCCCGGCCATCGGCGCCGATTCCGCGCCGGCGCATCACCGCGCGGATGCTTTCCCCCATGCTGCCCAGATGGACCGGCATGTGCGGCGCATTGGCGACCAGATTGCCGGCTGCGTCGAACAGAGCGCAGGAGAAATCGAGCCGCTCGCGGATATTGACCGAGGAGGCGCTGTGCTGGAGCGCGGCGCCCATTTCCTCGGCGATCGCCATGAACAGGCCGCCCATCACCTCCAGCCGGACCGGATCGACGGCGGTGCCGTCATCGGCGGCCGGCGCCGGGCGTGGCGCATGGCGGGTCAGCACCAGATTGCCAATCGCATCGAGCCGCGCGCGCCAGCCCGTCTCGACCACCGTGGTCGACACCGGGTCGCTGATCAGTGCCGGGCCATCGACGACGCTGTCCAGCGTCAGTCCCGCCCGGTCGAACACCGGTGCCTGCGCGCCTGCCAGCATCACCTGCGCCAGTGGCGCGGCCGGCTGGGTCGCGATGGTCGCCACCTTGCCCATATCCTCGGCGGTCGGCGCGATCGCCTCGACCCGCACCATGTCGACCAATATGGTGCCGGTGCCGCCATAGCCGAAGCGCGCCTGATATTGCGCCTCGAAATCGGCCAGCATCGCCGCCCGATCGCCCAGCATCACGTCGAACAGGCTGTCGGTGCCATCATAGCGCAGCCGCAGCACCGTCTCGCTCCGCTCCGCCTCCGGCAGGTCGGCGCGCGCCTGCTCCGCCAGCTCGGCGATCGCCGCCGCCAGCGCGTCGGCGCCTGCATCGTCCAGCGGCAGCGCCAGCGTCCGCTCGCGCACCGCGCGCCGGTCGGCCAGGCCCATGCCATAGGCGGACAGGACGCCGCCCAGCGGATGGATCATCACCCGGTCCATGCCCAGCGCGTCGGCGACCAGACAGGCATGCTGCCCGCCCGCCCCGCCAAAGCTCGCCAGCGTATAGCGCGCAACATCATGGCCGCGCGCGACCGATATGCGCTTGATCGCATTGGCCATGCTGGCGACGGCGACGGCGATGAAGCCCTGCGCAGCCTCCTGTGCGCTCATCACCCGGCCGGTCTGCGCCTCCACCTGCGCACAAATGTCGGCAAAGCGCGCCTCGACCGCGTCCCGGTCGAGCGGCTGGTCGCCCCTGGGGCCGAACAGGCTGGGGAAGAAATCGGGCTGCACCTTGCCCAGCATGACATTGCAGTCGGTGATGGTCAGCGGTCCGCCGCGCCGGTAGCAGGCCGGCCCCGGCACCGCGCCGGCCGATTCCGGGCCGACGCGAAAACGCCCGTCGACCACTGAACAGATGGAGCCGCCGCCCGCCGCGATGGTGTGGATGCGCATCATCGGCGCGCGCAGCCGGACGCCCGCCACCCGCGCCTCATTGTCGCGTTCATAGCTGCCGGCATAATGGGACACGTCGGTCGAGGTGCCGCCCATGTCGAAACCGATCACCTCGCCAAAGCCCGCCTGCTCGGCGGTGCGGGCAAGGCCGACGATGCCGCCGGCCGGGCCGGACAATACCGCATCCTTGCCGCGGAACAGGTCGCCGCGCGTCAGCCCGCCATTGGACTGCATGAACAGCATGTCGGCGTCCTCGCCCAGCGCCGCGCCCAGCCCGTCGACATAGGC
Encoded here:
- a CDS encoding hydantoinase B/oxoprolinase family protein, which produces MQWQFWIDRGGTFTDVVARDPQGVLHTAKLLSSDPERYADAAVEAIRRLTGAGDGPIPRCTLRIGTTIATNALLERKGEPVLLAITKGFRDAIRIGYQDRPDLFARRIDLPPPLHADVVEMDERLMQDGTILTPLDEVAAQAALQRGYDAGLRAIAIVLMHGYRYPAHEQALARIARQIGFTQISVSHEVAPLIKLVGRGDTVLADAYLSPVLRAYVDGLGAALGEDADMLFMQSNGGLTRGDLFRGKDAVLSGPAGGIVGLARTAEQAGFGEVIGFDMGGTSTDVSHYAGSYERDNEARVAGVRLRAPMMRIHTIAAGGGSICSVVDGRFRVGPESAGAVPGPACYRRGGPLTITDCNVMLGKVQPDFFPSLFGPRGDQPLDRDAVEARFADICAQVEAQTGRVMSAQEAAQGFIAVAVASMANAIKRISVARGHDVARYTLASFGGAGGQHACLVADALGMDRVMIHPLGGVLSAYGMGLADRRAVRERTLALPLDDAGADALAAAIAELAEQARADLPEAERSETVLRLRYDGTDSLFDVMLGDRAAMLADFEAQYQARFGYGGTGTILVDMVRVEAIAPTAEDMGKVATIATQPAAPLAQVMLAGAQAPVFDRAGLTLDSVVDGPALISDPVSTTVVETGWRARLDAIGNLVLTRHAPRPAPAADDGTAVDPVRLEVMGGLFMAIAEEMGAALQHSASSVNIRERLDFSCALFDAAGNLVANAPHMPVHLGSMGESIRAVMRRRGIGADGRAIDGRGMLPGDVYALNAPYDGGTHLPDVTVVMPVFVDGAAHAPAFYVAARGHHADIGGISPGSMPPYSRSIEEEGIVLDNVLVVDQGRFLEGDLRALLGSGRWPSRNIDQNIADLSAQIAACAKGAAELQRISGDYGADVVAAYMGHVQDQAEAAVRRLIDRLSDGHYRYAMDNGAAVVVNVMIDRAARGATVDFTGTSDQLPGNFNAPLSVARAALLYVVRTLVDEAVPMNDGCLKPMTLVVPEGSLLRPLYPAAVVAGNVETSQVVTDALFGALGVMAGAQGTMNNLTFGNARHQYYETISGGSGAGPDFDGADVVQTHMTNSRLTDPEILESRFPVLLEEFSIRPGSGGAGAHHGGNGGLRRIRFLEDMTAGILANRRSVPPFGLDGGAPGGLGRNWVERGDGRVEMLGATGSAQMAPGDVFVIETPGGGGFGKG